From Halotia branconii CENA392, the proteins below share one genomic window:
- a CDS encoding mechanosensitive ion channel family protein, with the protein MINDISQYILRFLQRDSTILALSKFGIFLFFILLSIFIGRYTPTLVRIIIRRFAPQQVASIYNNLIDPIRNLFRIAGTSILISLSLIWIVEYTSIYKFISLIIDLAVIVSVAWLASRLFRQFIRVYGIELVRKLGREVDELLLVFETLANVIIGFVAIVSFAQSQQFNLIGLLTGLGIGGLAVAFAAQKTLEQLLGTIVLYLDRPFVPGEYIRLQRSQQIPEGLFGRVESIGIRSTKIRTSAKSTLFIIPNSILANLEIENITRGKKVMVLLYLDFLNVLQEREQALVQQVIIESTNSLFGIDPGSTSITFLSNNDHKQTTRSRVSFFILGSSENSLQLRKRLLELANEKISKKLGLDGIEFTLQEPTIYVESPITI; encoded by the coding sequence ATGATAAATGATATTTCACAGTATATTCTCAGATTTCTGCAACGTGATAGCACAATATTAGCCTTATCTAAATTTGGCATTTTTCTATTTTTCATTCTTCTCTCTATATTTATTGGACGATATACACCGACATTAGTACGAATTATCATTCGACGCTTTGCACCGCAGCAAGTCGCCAGTATCTACAATAATTTAATTGACCCTATTAGAAATTTATTTAGAATAGCTGGTACTTCAATTCTTATTTCGTTATCTTTGATATGGATTGTAGAGTATACATCTATCTACAAATTTATTTCTCTCATTATAGATTTAGCTGTTATTGTCAGCGTTGCTTGGTTGGCTTCTCGGCTATTTCGGCAATTTATTCGAGTTTATGGCATTGAATTAGTCAGAAAATTAGGTAGAGAAGTAGATGAATTACTGTTAGTGTTTGAAACCCTAGCAAATGTGATTATCGGATTTGTTGCTATAGTTAGTTTTGCTCAAAGTCAGCAATTTAATTTAATTGGTCTATTAACTGGTTTAGGAATTGGTGGATTAGCTGTGGCTTTTGCAGCGCAAAAAACACTAGAACAGTTGCTAGGCACTATTGTATTGTATTTGGATCGGCCTTTTGTACCTGGGGAATATATTCGTTTACAAAGATCTCAACAAATCCCAGAAGGTTTATTTGGAAGAGTTGAGTCTATTGGTATCCGTTCAACTAAGATTCGTACCTCTGCTAAAAGTACATTATTTATTATTCCTAATTCGATATTGGCAAACTTAGAAATTGAGAATATTACACGAGGTAAAAAAGTTATGGTTTTACTTTACCTCGATTTTTTGAATGTTCTACAAGAAAGAGAACAAGCTTTAGTTCAACAGGTGATTATCGAAAGTACCAACTCGTTGTTTGGTATTGACCCAGGAAGTACTAGTATTACATTTTTAAGTAACAACGATCACAAGCAGACAACTCGCAGCAGAGTGTCGTTTTTTATTTTGGGTTCTAGTGAAAACTCTCTGCAACTGCGTAAACGTTTATTAGAACTAGCAAATGAAAAAATCTCCAAAAAGCTAGGTCTTGATGGAATTGAGTTCACATTGCAAGAACCAACTATTTATGTAGAATCACCTATCACTATTTAA